The following are from one region of the Strigops habroptila isolate Jane chromosome 22, bStrHab1.2.pri, whole genome shotgun sequence genome:
- the LOC115602508 gene encoding claw keratin-like has translation MSCSSLCAPSCGVAAPYPLADTTNEPCVRQCQSSTVVIQPPASVVTFPGPILSSFPQHSVVGSAGVPAIAGGYGGSFGGYGGYGGLGGYGGYGGYGSYGGYGRLGGYGGFGGYGSCGGYGGLGGYGGYGGYGSCGGYGGFGGYGGYGGFGYGGWGRGLVSFGASCGSC, from the coding sequence atgtcctgctccagcctgtgtGCCCCTTCCTGCGGGGTGGCCGCCCCGTACCCGCTGGCTGACACCACCAACGAGCCCTGCGTGCGTCAGTGCCAGAGCTCCACGGTGGTGATCCAGCCCCCGGCTTCGGTGGTCACCTTCCCTGgtcccatcctcagctccttcccacagcacagcgTTGTGGGCTCAGCGGGAGTCCCCGCCATTGCCGGGGGCTACGGCGGCAGTTTTGGaggctatgggggctatggaGGCCTTGGTGGCTATGGGGGTTATGGAGGCTATGGTAGCTATGGAGGCTATGGACGCCTTGGTGGCTATGGAGGCTTTGGGGGCTATGGTAGCTGTGGAGGCTATGGAGGCCTTGGtggctatgggggctatggaGGCTATGGTAGCTGTGGTGGCTACGGAGGCTTTGGTGGCTACGGAGGCTATGGGGGCTTCGGATATGGAGGCTGGGGCCGAGGCCTTGTGTCCTTCGGTGccagctgtgggagctgctAA
- the LOC115602731 gene encoding claw keratin-like isoform X2, translated as MSCSSLSVPSCGVATPYPLADTTNEPCVRQCQSSTVVIQPPASVVTFPGPILSSFPQHSVVGSAGVPAIAGGYGGSFGGYGGFGGYGGYGGYGGLGGYWGYGGLGGYGGYGGFGGWGYGGWGRGLRSFGGWCGSC; from the exons atgtcctgctccagcctgagTGTCCCTTCCTGTGGGGTGGCCACCCCGTACCCGCTGGCTGACACCACCAACGAGCCCTGTGTGCGTCAGTGCCAGAGCTCCACGGTGGTGATCCAGCCCCCGGCTTCGGTGGTCACCTTCCCCGgacccatcctcagctccttcccgcAGCACAGCGTTGTGGGCTCAGCGGGAGTCCCCGCCATTGCCGGGGGCTACGGCGGCAGTTTTGGAGGCTATGGTGGTTTTGGAGGCTATGGAGGCTACGGGGGCTACGGAGGCCTTGGTGGCTATTGGGGCTATGGAGGCCTTGGTGGCTACGGGGGCTATGGAG GCTTTGGTGGCTGGGGATATGGTGGCTGGGGCCGAGGCCTCAGGTCCTTCGGTGGCTGGTGTGGCAGCTGCTGA
- the LOC115602731 gene encoding claw keratin-like isoform X1: MSCSSLSVPSCGVATPYPLADTTNEPCVRQCQSSTVVIQPPASVVTFPGPILSSFPQHSVVGSAGVPAIAGGYGGSFGGYGGFGGYGGYGGYGGLGGYWGYGGLGGYGGYGGYSSCGGYGGLGGYGGFGGYRGFGGWGYGGWGRGLRSFGGWCGSC; encoded by the coding sequence atgtcctgctccagcctgagTGTCCCTTCCTGTGGGGTGGCCACCCCGTACCCGCTGGCTGACACCACCAACGAGCCCTGTGTGCGTCAGTGCCAGAGCTCCACGGTGGTGATCCAGCCCCCGGCTTCGGTGGTCACCTTCCCCGgacccatcctcagctccttcccgcAGCACAGCGTTGTGGGCTCAGCGGGAGTCCCCGCCATTGCCGGGGGCTACGGCGGCAGTTTTGGAGGCTATGGTGGTTTTGGAGGCTATGGAGGCTACGGGGGCTACGGAGGCCTTGGTGGCTATTGGGGCTATGGAGGCCTTGGTGGCTACGGGGGCTATGGAGGCTACAGTAGCTGTGGAGGCTATGGAGGCCTTGGGGGCTATGGAGGCTTTGGTGGCTACAGAGGCTTTGGTGGCTGGGGATATGGTGGCTGGGGCCGAGGCCTCAGGTCCTTCGGTGGCTGGTGTGGCAGCTGCTGA
- the LOC115602506 gene encoding claw keratin-like → MSCSSLCAPSCGVATPYPLADTTNEPCVRQCQSSTVVIQPPASVVTFPGPILSSFPQHSAVGSAGVPAIAGGYGGSFGGYGGYGGLGGYGGYGVYGSYGGYGRLGGYGGFGGYGSCGGYGGLGGFGGFGGYGSCGGYGGFGGYGGYGGFGYGGWGRGLVSFGASCGSC, encoded by the coding sequence atgtcctgctccagcctgtgtGCCCCTTCATGTGGGGTGGCCACCCCATACCCGCTGGCTGACACCACCAACGAGCCCTGCGTGCGTCAGTGCCAGAGCTCCACGGTGGTGATCCAGCCCCCGGCTTCGGTGGTCACCTTCCCCGgacccatcctcagctccttcccacagcacagtgctgtgggCTCAGCGGGAGTCCCCGCCATTGCCGGAGGCTACGGCGGCAGTTTTGGaggctatgggggctatggaGGCCTTGGtggctatgggggctatggaGTCTATGGTAGCTATGGAGGCTATGGACGCCTTGGTGGCTATGGAGGCTTTGGGGGCTATGGTAGCTGTGGAGGCTATGGAGGCCTTGGTGGCTTTGGAGGCTTTGGAGGCTATGGTAGCTGTGGTGGCTACGGAGGCTTTGGTGGCTACGGAGGCTATGGGGGCTTCGGATATGGAGGCTGGGGCCGAGGCCTTGTGTCCTTCGGTGccagctgtgggagctgctAA
- the LOC115602507 gene encoding claw keratin-like — MSCSSLCAPSCGVAAPYPLADTTNEPCVRQCQSSTVVIQPPASVVTFPGPILSSFPQHSVVGSAGVPAIAGGYGGSFGGYGGYGGLGGYGGYGGYGSCGGYGRLGGYGGFGGYGSCGGYGGLGGFGGFGGYGSCGGYGGFGGYGGYGGFGYGGWGRGLVSFGASCGSC, encoded by the coding sequence atgtcctgctccagcctgtgtGCCCCTTCCTGCGGGGTGGCCGCCCCGTACCCGCTGGCTGACACCACCAACGAGCCCTGCGTGCGTCAGTGCCAGAGCTCCACGGTGGTGATCCAGCCCCCGGCTTCGGTGGTCACCTTCCCCGgacccatcctcagctccttcccccagcacagCGTTGTGGGCTCAGCGGGAGTCCCCGCCATTGCCGGGGGCTACGGCGGCAGTTTTGGaggctatgggggctatggaGGCCTTGGtggctatgggggctatggaGGCTATGGTAGCTGTGGAGGCTATGGACGCCTTGGTGGCTATGGAGGCTTTGGGGGCTATGGTAGCTGTGGAGGCTATGGAGGCCTTGGTGGCTTTGGAGGCTTTGGAGGCTATGGTAGCTGTGGTGGCTACGGAGGCTTTGGTGGCTACGGAGGCTATGGGGGCTTCGGATATGGAGGCTGGGGCCGAGGCCTTGTGTCCTTCGGTGccagctgtgggagctgctAA
- the LOC115602737 gene encoding claw keratin-like: MSCSSLSVPSCGVATPYPLADTTNEPCVRQCQSSTVVIQPPASVVTFPGPILSSFPQHSVVGSAGVPAIAGGYGGSFGGYGGFGGYGGYGGYGGLGGYWGYGGLGGYGGYGGYGSCFGGWGYGGWGRGLRSFGGWCGSC; encoded by the exons atgtcctgctccagcctgagTGTCCCTTCCTGCGGGGTGGCTACCCCGTACCCGCTGGCTGACACCACCAACGAGCCCTGTGTGCGTCAGTGCCAGAGCTCCACGGTGGTGATCCAGCCCCCGGCTTCGGTGGTCACCTTCCCCGgacccatcctcagctccttcccacagcacagcgTTGTGGGCTCAGCGGGAGTCCCCGCCATTGCCGGGGGCTACGGCGGCAGTTTTGGAGGCTATGGTGGTTTTGGAGGCTATGGAGGCTACGGGGGCTACGGAGGCCTTGGTGGCTATTGGGGCTATGGAGGCCTTGGTGGCTACGGGGGCTATGGAGGCTACGGTAGCT GCTTTGGTGGCTGGGGATATGGTGGCTGGGGTCGAGGCCTCAGGTCCTTCGGTGGCTGGTGTGGCAGCTGCTGA